A portion of the Candidatus Methanoperedens sp. genome contains these proteins:
- the hisA gene encoding 1-(5-phosphoribosyl)-5-[(5-phosphoribosylamino)methylideneamino]imidazole-4-carboxamide isomerase, whose translation MFKIIPAIDLKNRKCVSLVQGIPGTERVSLADPLAIAARWISEGASVLHLIDLDGAIEGKRLNSSIIESIVEKFNVETQVGGGIRSEEDASGLLALGVDRVILGTAAVNNPSFVEGLVKEFGSERIMVALDSKNGRVTTHGWAKRSAFTAVELGRKFEKLGAGSILFTDINTEGLLSGINPEPTKELVQALNIPVIASGGITMLSDIEAIKKTGASGVVVGAALYVGKFTLHEALMLEES comes from the coding sequence ATGTTCAAAATAATCCCTGCCATCGACCTGAAAAACAGAAAATGCGTCTCCCTGGTGCAGGGAATCCCTGGCACCGAGCGCGTCTCACTCGCCGACCCGCTTGCAATCGCAGCGCGCTGGATTAGCGAAGGCGCAAGTGTACTGCACCTCATCGACCTTGACGGCGCTATCGAGGGGAAACGTTTGAATAGTTCCATAATCGAATCCATCGTGGAAAAATTCAATGTCGAAACGCAGGTTGGGGGGGGAATAAGGTCAGAAGAAGATGCATCCGGGCTCCTTGCGCTTGGCGTGGACAGGGTAATTCTCGGTACTGCTGCTGTTAACAATCCTTCCTTCGTTGAAGGGCTTGTCAAGGAATTTGGAAGCGAGCGCATCATGGTAGCGCTTGATTCAAAAAACGGCAGGGTAACCACACACGGCTGGGCAAAGCGCTCGGCTTTCACCGCTGTGGAGCTTGGAAGGAAGTTTGAGAAACTCGGAGCAGGAAGCATCCTTTTCACCGACATCAACACCGAAGGGCTTCTGTCAGGGATAAATCCTGAGCCGACAAAAGAACTGGTGCAGGCGCTCAATATACCTGTAATAGCCTCAGGCGGCATCACCATGCTTTCGGATATCGAAGCAATCAAAAAAACAGGCGCAAGCGGGGTGGTGGTCGGGGCGGCGCTGTATGTTGGGAAATTCACTCTCCATGAAGCGCTGATGCTGGAAGAGAGCTAG
- a CDS encoding translation initiation factor IF-5A, whose product MKEQVEVRTLKEGKYVLVDEEPCVIKSISHAKTGKHGSAKARIDAIGIFDGSKRSIVAPVTDKIYVPLVERKNGQVLSVAGDVVQIMDNADYSTLELKIPDELKDKIEVGKDISYLISMGKIKIDMRI is encoded by the coding sequence ATGAAGGAACAAGTGGAAGTAAGGACATTAAAGGAAGGAAAGTATGTCTTGGTCGACGAGGAACCCTGTGTTATTAAAAGTATTTCTCATGCGAAAACAGGAAAACACGGCTCTGCAAAAGCAAGAATAGATGCCATCGGCATATTCGACGGCTCCAAACGCTCAATAGTTGCACCTGTAACAGACAAGATATACGTCCCGCTTGTAGAAAGGAAAAACGGGCAGGTATTATCAGTGGCAGGCGATGTTGTGCAGATAATGGATAACGCTGATTATTCCACGCTGGAACTTAAAATACCGGATGAGCTCAAAGATAAAATCGAGGTAGGAAAAGATATTTCTTATCTGATTTCGATGGGAAAAATAAAGATCGATATGCGTATATAG